CAGTACTAGTTTCCAAAGTTGAAGCATAAAAGCTACAGATATCTGACTACACCCTCAGATAATacaaaacagaatcaaaacCCACTTTAGAGATTTACAGAGCAGCCCTTATCAGTAAACTTTCCCCACCTTTCACTTAGTAAGAATACCACTAGAATTATTACTGATCCAACTAGAATTATTACTGATCCGACAGTCCCCACCCTCCCATCCAGGATCTCCCCTCTAACCCAGAACTAAGAATTGTTTTAGGTGCAAACAAATGCTGGGACACAAGGGTATGGAGATGCACTGAGGGATCTTCACAATACCTGAAGGAAAGACAGGGAAGTCCAGGGAATTTTGGCATGGGAATGCTAACTGCCATACTGAAACGTGATCTCAAAATCACttttctggggagaaaattCTGGGTGAAAAGCAGCAGGGGGCAGAATGGAAAAAAGGGATCTTTAAGTGAAACACGTTGCCTACAGAGAGCAATTCAGCAGCAATAAGAAGGGGCAGATTGTTCATACCACcattcatttcagtggaaaagtCTCAAGCTACAGATTTTTGTAGACAGAGGAATAGTTTAGGAAAAGGACACTGTCTGCTTGTTCTGTTCCTCTGTTCCTTTATGGCCACCCCTTCTGGCCACTAGAAGGGCAGGATACAAGCTAGATCATGTTTTCAGCCTAACCTAGTACAGCCCGTTTCATCTACGGTCTGCTGTTAGCAGAATCTCCAGTGAAGTACATACCTCTATTGCCTTTTGGTCTGCCACAGGAATATCAAAGCAAACACCCTACAAAGAGAGAGTAATTTCAGTGGATACAAATCTAGCCTTTGAATTGATTGCAACTAAAAAGCAGCATAACAGAACCTACAGACCTACGTACTAAAACAAAGTTTTACATTTCCAAGTTATTTTATGTTGACTTAAGATGCTTCAAAACCTTTGAACATTGAAAGAGTTACATCAGTGTTTCACAAGTCACCAATACTTGTACTTCCTTCATGTTTTTTCTCAGatatacaatatttttcctctgcatagcCAGTGCTTCATGGATTGTGTTCTTTAACAAGCTCATCACCCTCTCCACTGCAAACTGTGGTCCattagcttttgctttactCATTTTGTAGATTCTCTCAAATCAGTTTTTTATCTATGCTATGAACTGTATACATCCAATAAATCAGTACATTGAATGTTTAGGTTCAGACTAAAGACCTCCTGAAGTTAAAACTATATTACAGGTTAAGTACAATAAACTACATACAGATCTAAGTACATACAGGTTAAGTACAATCCATAATTCATGTGTTAAAAAGCAATTCTTTGTCTGAAGGAGCAATTTGGCTATCAACAATTCCAACTCGGGTAGGAAAAGCCATCCATAGACTGTGTTCTATACATCAAGTATAAAACAAGGCTGTGATCAGAGAGACAGAGGCAATGGCAATAAAAGATCTCTCACCAATTAAGACAGCATTGAATACTAAGTATACAtcaaaaatacatcaaaaaaacaaatacatccAAAAAACTCTGAGATAGTCAAATAGTTCACTGGCATAAAAAATTGTCCCCTCAAGgtcaaatttaaatttaagtgTCCTGTCAGGAAACCTCATGAACCTATATATGAAAATCCTAAGTCAAGACATGCAGGTTAACTTTTACAAGAAGATGTAATGTAAAAGAGAATACAGGCAACACCTgagatttctcttttattttttaaacaatcttAGAACTGTTGCTTAAGTATAGGTTGCCTCTTGTTTCAGGCTTTCTGGTTTATCATGCCTGGGTATCCTCAGTACTGGCATATAGATGTGCTATGATTTTGATGATTTGCTGAACTAGATACCACCAACACCTTCTGTTTTTACATCTCTCCCCCCTTCTGGTACTTCCAAAATGAACACAGTCAGCTTCCTTTCATATCAATCTTCATGCTTCTATTACATAGCAGCACAGTTTGTACCTTCTACCTGTACTGCTACATCCCTCTGGACACGCACGGTGATACTGAACTATCCTACCTCCTAAACATaccaggggagcagagccctAAGCTGCTGAGGTGACCACTAAATAAGAAAGAGGCCCATTCCTCTGTCAGAGGATCATGTCTTTATCAGAGTCTGGAATGGGGGAAGAAAAGCCCAACTATCCGCTGTCATAGCTTTCTTACAGTAGcagaaacacagtgaaaaaataaaggcttaCCTTTCTTCCCTTGATGAAACACATTCTGTTCACCTTCCTATCAACATCATCACCAAGCTGTTCCCGTAGTCTCCGCCAAGCATAGCTcatattgtttatttcttcagagCAGCGCAGTATCATTGTAACAAATCCCTAAAGAGTAAGAAATTGGGTATGTTCCATTCAGTCAGGGGAATAAGCTTTGGCTCATCTATCAGACATGAGAAACCTGCTAATTTACAGTCTATAAACTACGTTTTCAAGTGGCTCCCGTTACAGGCAAACATGCATATTTATAGTCCCTACATTCTTAGTTCCCATAAGGAGAATGAggagacaaattatttttaaaaatagaggtatttttgtagttgtttcattttttccttcaaattcagGACAGACATTAAGCTATATACACTTACAGCGTCAGAGTTCAGCAGGGAGCGCTGTTCAATGGAAGTAGCACCTGAAATATGTGCTagagctgcagccagagcaTTAACTGGTCCCTTTTCTTGTATTAGCAACTGAGCAGATTCTTTGAAATAATCAATAGCACTTTGAGGAACAGAATCCAGACAtctaaacaaaaccaaccaaccaaaaaattGTTagtcaaggaggaaaaaaaaacatagaggTATCTACTTAGCTTTGgagcataaataaaaatagcagtcCAAGACTTTAATAGTGATGAGCTCCGAAATGGCAATGAACAATCCAAAACATCCATTCTGAACAAAAAAGATAAGAAGATACAATAATACAATAAGGCTTAGTCACCTGATAGCATCTTTGCTGGAAGCCTTTATTATATCTGTTGCAGTAGGAACACCAACTCGCTTGAATGAAATGCCCTGAAATTcataaagcaaaatacagatgaaTGTTGCAAACTATaaataattaagttttaaagaaacagtgTTGGACTCCAATGAAACGACtatttaaatcttaaatttttcttgtgcttttaagTTTTCAAATCCCTACTTTGTTAGTAAGAATTACAAGGTCACAATTACAGGAAAACAGGTAACACTTAAAAACCATTTATGTACCAGGTCAGTTTAAATGGTCTACTGGCCTTAAACGCAGTGAATAGAccattttgatattttccagCAAAAACTAAGGCCTACAAATTCTAAACAATTATAAATCCAAGTAAATTAGACTAAAAGTATGAGTTATGTTGCCTTTCTAAAGGCAAGCCTAAGTTTTACATGCCTGTGACTCAGCCAACTCATCTTAACGGAATACTTAATCAGTGAGAAAACTATCGTATGGAATAGTGCTGGGAAGTGACAGCTATCAGTAAAGCTGCACGTCTGAAAATCATTGATCACATCAATCAGGGTGAACACTACATGGAAAACCTGCTAGCtttccccccagcctccccttctcACTTCCACGGTTACAATCTTAGGGCATTTACTGAAAAAGTGTGGGCACAAGAATCTGCAGTGCAGTGCCTGCTCCACAGCAGCCTACGACGTATCCAAACTCTGCAAGATAACTGAACCTCAGCTGGATGCTTTAGATGGTGTACTCTGTCACTGAGCTACATGAACAAAACACGACACGAGGATTTTACATGCTGCCCTAACATGTTACATTTGGGTGCTcatgaacagaagaaaactatGGTTTACCGCTTTTTGTTCCACGTATCTtaactgattttcttcctttcgTTGATAAAAACAGATACAGATCCCAGTCCGGCCAGCTCGACCTGTACGTCCAGAACGATGGATATAGGACTCCAcatccttcaaaataaatagcCTTATGACTTATCACTGCGATTTAATCAACTCATTGTATTCATATAATTTAGAAGTCATTACTGTTAAGCCTGAACAACGCACAGTAATTATAAAATGAGAAGTAAATTTAAAaccattgtttttcttaagtCAGAAGAGTAAGCTTTCCCATAAATATCTAAAAACATGGTCGGAAAGCCAGAATCACGAGCATGGCTCAACGAGGTCTTGTCACTACCATAGAGaacatgagaaaacattttaagcatGTGTACCTCTAACAATTCCATTCCCTGTCCTGCATCAACTTGAGAGCACAGTTACTGAGATATTAATAGTGAATTCGCTGAAACATTAGCTTGTTTCTTGTAAATCCTATTAACTTCAGCTAACGTTCCCACGGCTGGGGTCTCCTCCTCACATGTGCCCCTATGTTAATCATTGTTGCaagacaaaaagcttttttttcccccaactgTTCACTGTTTCCAGATTTGCAACTACCATATACGGCCTTGCAGGGAGAGGCTTCAGACAGCCTTAAAAGGCAGCATCTTAAGGACCATCTTTACATATTCCAGGGACTGATGCACACTGAAAAATCTTCAAACAAAACTACTTTTGTGTATCAGGACATTTCTTACCCTCAAACGCAACGCTGATAAACTGCGGTGAACACCATCACTTGACAACATTTACTATTTGAAAACAAGACTATACATCCTTATTACCACGAGACACCCAACCTACCTTTGGTGGTGAACTTTGTACAACCAGGTCAACCTCAGGGATATCTAAACCACGGGCAGCTACATTGGTTGCAACCAGAACTTTAAAGGCACCGTTTCTAAAACCTTTCAGCGTGACCTCTCTCTGCTTCTGAGGAATGTCACCGTGCAATGACTGGcaatcctgaagaaaaaaaaaaaaagtattattacAGGACTGTACCAAAATTCAAAACAGTTCCCCTTTTTATGGTCACTTTTGGTTACAGTATCTTGGTATACAGTACACACTGTATAGCAAGACACAGAAATACTAAACTGCCAGTTTATACTTTAGATGTCTCACAATACTTCCTCGGTGCTTCTTATTCACGTACCTCAAATACCTTTAACAAAGGTaggaaaacacaacagcaacatATATCTTACTGCCACCTCCAACTACTGTGACCTGTGAAAACAACTATGCCCCAGCTTTCCACCTGCATCCTCCATGCAAGGCTTAGCTGAAAGCAAGCCATTTCCAGTAACGTTCTCAGGCCTTCCACAGCATTTGTTTAGCtatgttttccaaaatgatgTTGCTTTTTAATCCCTCAGTATATTAATTTCCCCCACTACAAATGAAGGGATTAAAACATAAGtactccttaaaaaaataaactgtaggGTGTTTTTATCTAAACATTCTGGAAGTTCTTCTGTATCACAGCAATAAGAAGTGCAAAGATTAAAACATAcagaagtcattttttcttccacttccttTCACCTCTTGCCCATAGTTATTTCCATGCTTTCCTCATGTAAACAAcgtgattttaaaaaacagcaacaaaaatactAAAACAATCCTACAGACACCACAGAATtcaagaacttcttcacagttttAGCTTAATGCCACCCCGTAAATGGAAGAGGCATATATTCTGTTAGTGAACATCAGTATGCAAAACCAGCATCATCTAATAATTTCCTCTCTTACCTGCCAAGATCAGAGCTCTGCATTGCCTATGCAAGATTTGAGATCACTAACACCACCAGTAACGCAGGATAAGGCTCCATGCTCAGGTTTTGCTGTTAGTGAGGTCATCTAGGAGTGTGGGAGAAACACTCCTGAACACAGTTGTGGCAGATGAGAAAGGTTCTGCTTTCCCTAGGAATATAATACTCTACAGCTTTTAGACAAAAGTTAACCCATCTCCCTAGTGAAAATACATACAGGAGTAGTTGCTGTGATACCACCACCAAAAAGGAGCATGCAGTGCCAGTGCCACAACATATAAACATTGCACTGCTACATCAGCAAGTTATTTTCCATCAGTGCTAGTGTGCTCTAGTGTGCTGCACCACAAACCTCAGGAATAAACTAGAGTTCACTCACAGGACACGGCAGATTGAATTCTTCCTGCGCATATATCTTTAAACTCTTCGTAACAGCTAATAAATACCTTAATGAGACACAGATAGAGCTTCTGGTATACTACTGCTCTAAACCCTAATTGGGGGGCCCTGACTACACTAATTAACATCAGCATCCTAGCTCAGTAACTGCTATTCCAGTACCATGACCTGTCATCCTAGCAGCTCTCCAAGTTTGTTACCATGTTTTAATCCAAGAGACACAGTTCTctctaaagaaaagcaaaatagctCACAACTGCTTCATTTAACATCaatgaaaagatgttttttcttaagaaaaaagaatccttTGTAGTCCAGTGTCTGTTAGAGCAGCCTAGTCCTGAAAACTATAGTGCTATGCTGAGAACTTCCATCCATTTGTTGGTTTTAAggttttgctttgcagttttgAAACAATCTGACCACCTGCAAAAGCCCGCATCATTCACTTTCAGTCTCTCCAAAACTTACTCGGCATAGGTCTACTATCAATACAGGTTCAATCTACCTGTGTTACCTAATACAGATGATGAAATACCTGTTTGATGGAAGCATTCAGAGCCAGTTCGTTTGCATCCTTTTTGGTCTCACAAAATACAATGGTCCTCCCGAGGCTGCCACTGTAGACCTGAATGACATCTCCAATAACCGCAGCTCTCTGAGACCAGTGGCACGCTATAGCCAAATGCTGTGGAAAAGAATTCCAGTTTTTAGCTTACACAAAACCCACAAGattctttaaagtatttgaaatttgaaaatgcagaaatactgaagttatACAGTTTCTTGATGGGCGAAACATTCCCAGCACATGCAAAATCCCTATGGCCCTTACACGTACAACATCAGTCTAACATTAAGTGaaataattacagtaaaaagaaaaatgacagtcCACAGAtcacttttttaaagcaaggaaaaaaaatcaggagattATAAACTGTGTCTCTAGAGAAATAGTTAGAGGCATGGGATTTTATCAAAGTTAGATTAGCTAGAGTTATACATCAGATAAAGTGGAACACTGTGTTACAGGCTTCTTTTGAACTCAAGATTAACGTTCTTTTAAAACTGCCATTATGACGTGCCCAACTGATTCATCAGATTATCTGTTACGAGGTACCCTACACCTAAACAAAACACCTTTATAAGGTACAGAGAATTAACTCAGGCTTCTAACATATGCCTTGTATTCCTTGCCATGGTATTCACCACACAGCAAGCAAAGGCCTAGCGAGTCGTGATACCACAGGAAGCCTGAAAAACCCTCCTGTGTACAGAATATCACGTGACTGATGCCTGTAGTAATTTAAAGGACCCAGGCTGATGTTAATGCATGCCTTTAGCTCACAACTCGAGAGATTCAGACACACtgaatttctctctgaaaatcaACATAACTGATAACCAAATTGTCACTCTGCTCTAGATGTCTGTAAGGTTACTAGATGCCGTGAGAACATGAGAGTTTCTAAACCTAGCAAGTTTGAGTAGCTGTAGTGTGTCCTATGCCTAAAAATTCATCctaaaaacaaactttcaacATCACCCCTGATAAAGTACCTTAGATGGTACCGTTTATGTCAACAAATGAACATTCGTgtcaaaaagggaaagggatgaGGCCTGAAAACACTGACATTAGACAGATTACTCACTTCTACTGTTGTAGCAGCTTTCTGAGTTCTTTTCCCAATTAGGTCAATCTGCTCATATTTGGACTTCATGTATTTCTTAGCCACATCATACACCCAATGTGGGCAAGTTGCAGAAAACAGGAGCGTCTGGGGATTGTCTTCAGAatcttaaaacacagaaaaacatttcacaacCTTTATACCTTTCATTTTATGGACGTTCATTACACATTTACACACTTCATTACAGACTTACTACAAATATAAAGACAAATCTCATTACCTAAAATATAGAagggaaatctttttttcatttcatgcatTACTTCCGTATTACATTATGCAATACACCAGGGAAAAATActcttgaaattaaaagtattttcaagattagagaaaaaaagttactttgaacaaaaatacagcCTCTTTTCAAGTGATTAGAAGGGTAAAAAGCTTCTAATTCCTTTCAACTGGAAGAAGTCCAAGTAAAGCTTCTATAGAGGTGTCAAAGAAAGTTATCTACAGGCTCCTAGGTACTGGATTTTAAGCTTTGCGAAGGTCCTATGAATGATTCTCAGTTACACAACACTTCCTCACATACTACATTCACAGTACATTTTTTGGAATACACTCTTCAgtcttttctaaataaaaccacattacaactttcagaaaaatattctttggtTTTAGAAGACTAAAAGATTCCTTACATGTCCTTAAACTATTTGTTTAAACATTGAGATTACCTTTCTTGTATGCAACTCGTAAAATGTCTTCCACTTGCTCAGCAAATCCCATGTCCAGCATCTGGTCAACTTCATCAAGGACAACGTGTTTCACCTTGCTGAGGTCTAGCTTGCCATTCTGAAGATGGTCTTTGATTCGACCAGGTGTCCCAACCAAAATGTCAATTCCACTTCTAATGAGATCAACTGATAAACAGGAAAGACCAGAAGGAGTTAGCAGTGGACTAATGAGCATTCTATGCATTAGAGAGACTTGGTAGCCAAGTAATAATGAAACAACAGCTTCTTAAACCACTCATATGTACTTTCCTAACAAACACAACAAGTGGTGAAGAGGAgaaaactggggaaaataacaaaattggtaagacaagctctgctgctctacctgaaggaaagagaattgtcatctcccttccttctcc
This Oxyura jamaicensis isolate SHBP4307 breed ruddy duck chromosome 6, BPBGC_Ojam_1.0, whole genome shotgun sequence DNA region includes the following protein-coding sequences:
- the LOC118169194 gene encoding nucleolar RNA helicase 2-like isoform X2; protein product: MPEATRLCAGSGAEAGSESPMESEAATGNGRRRRKEKKEKKAKRRDKAQKRKSQTDESEQSEDELDSPKVKKAKRKDKQNGDAVGDSLENATLPALTLKSAHKKRPSNSSETSSGDCDSDQEQEMTEEQKEGAFSNFPISKATVELLQARGVTYLFPVQVKTFHPVFSGKDVIAQARTGTGKTFSFAIPLIEKLQADSQERRRGRVPKVLVLAPTRELANQVAKDFKDITRKLTVACFYGGTPYNGQIDLIRSGIDILVGTPGRIKDHLQNGKLDLSKVKHVVLDEVDQMLDMGFAEQVEDILRVAYKKDSEDNPQTLLFSATCPHWVYDVAKKYMKSKYEQIDLIGKRTQKAATTVEHLAIACHWSQRAAVIGDVIQVYSGSLGRTIVFCETKKDANELALNASIKQDCQSLHGDIPQKQREVTLKGFRNGAFKVLVATNVAARGLDIPEVDLVVQSSPPKDVESYIHRSGRTGRAGRTGICICFYQRKEENQLRYVEQKAGISFKRVGVPTATDIIKASSKDAIRCLDSVPQSAIDYFKESAQLLIQEKGPVNALAAALAHISGATSIEQRSLLNSDAGFVTMILRCSEEINNMSYAWRRLREQLGDDVDRKVNRMCFIKGRKGVCFDIPVADQKAIEGKWEDSKQCRLSVANELPELEETQRGGGGGGGNSRNFSSSRNGRRGGSGRNRFRGRGQKRSYDRAFDR
- the LOC118169194 gene encoding nucleolar RNA helicase 2-like isoform X1, yielding MPEATRLCAGSGAEAGSESPMESEAATGNGRRRRKKEKKEKKAKRRDKAQKRKSQTDESEQSEDELDSPKVKKAKRKDKQNGDAVGDSLENATLPALTLKSAHKKRPSNSSETSSGDCDSDQEQEMTEEQKEGAFSNFPISKATVELLQARGVTYLFPVQVKTFHPVFSGKDVIAQARTGTGKTFSFAIPLIEKLQADSQERRRGRVPKVLVLAPTRELANQVAKDFKDITRKLTVACFYGGTPYNGQIDLIRSGIDILVGTPGRIKDHLQNGKLDLSKVKHVVLDEVDQMLDMGFAEQVEDILRVAYKKDSEDNPQTLLFSATCPHWVYDVAKKYMKSKYEQIDLIGKRTQKAATTVEHLAIACHWSQRAAVIGDVIQVYSGSLGRTIVFCETKKDANELALNASIKQDCQSLHGDIPQKQREVTLKGFRNGAFKVLVATNVAARGLDIPEVDLVVQSSPPKDVESYIHRSGRTGRAGRTGICICFYQRKEENQLRYVEQKAGISFKRVGVPTATDIIKASSKDAIRCLDSVPQSAIDYFKESAQLLIQEKGPVNALAAALAHISGATSIEQRSLLNSDAGFVTMILRCSEEINNMSYAWRRLREQLGDDVDRKVNRMCFIKGRKGVCFDIPVADQKAIEGKWEDSKQCRLSVANELPELEETQRGGGGGGGNSRNFSSSRNGRRGGSGRNRFRGRGQKRSYDRAFDR